The Acropora muricata isolate sample 2 chromosome 7, ASM3666990v1, whole genome shotgun sequence genomic interval TATTGgttttcgcgtgcaatttaGCGCGGAATTCACGAGTCAGGTAATGACTTTTTCTATACTATTCTTATTTCTAACACGCCAGTAGCCAAAAGTTTTCATAGCAGCCAACGTAAGTAAAAGTCTATTTAAGTTTCtcatagttttttgttttgttttgttttatttttgtatttgttttttttttttttttgtgtgtgttttgttttctcaagttTGGCCAGCTGGACACAAGATGTCTGTgacaatttttgcattttacTTGATGTCCTTGGTTAGTACGAGTGAGACGACTGGTGAGCAGTGCAAAGTTTATCAAGTCCCAATTCATGGCAAAGCACTCCGCGGTCACAACTATAAAACTGCAAAGGCTGGGGAACTGTTTAGATGCTATGTACGCTGTGAGAGAGATCCAGCGTGCTTGAGTTGTAACTTCAAACACGCACAAGAGATTTGCGAAATGAATAacgagaccaaggaaaccaaacCGAATGACTTTATCACAGATGAGGAaagttattatataaaacgCACAGGCGGAGGTGGGTAAAATAGCCAGCTGACTTTTTGATCACAAGATTGCTAATGACATGCAGCCAATCATTAGCACTCTGATGACAGCAAGAGCATTTCagggttttttttggttttgtttgtgtttttccttttaaataaGTAACTGTAAATTTTAACTCTCTTCCTGTGTTAGTTTAAGAACTTTCCTCATTTCTGCtaacaatttgtttctttgtaacTGAAGGCAACAAAATACTCCGAGTATTACCTTACCCTATGTTTTTATCCTATGTTCTAACATGTTAGTTAAGTGCACATCCTTCTAAGGCTAAATGCTTGGCTATATGGGATGCTGTCTCCTGGTGattgggcgaccacgaaacaggtcTGTAGTGCTCAGCTGTCATTTATCAAATGGCGATCGCCTGAACAAAGAAATTCAGGTCGCACTCAGTGAAAATCGAAGGAATTTTTCGAGGAAGGTCCTAATATCGAAATCGCTATCGGAAGTCGAAAGTCCGAAGTCTGAAGACCGAAAATCTGTCTGAATTCTGAAGTCCAGGTCTGAAATCCCTTCTAGTGATGGTAATGACGTTGTATAAAATGAGCATAGCCCCTCGAAGCTTGTCCATAAAGTTCACTTCATCATCTCAACAGGGATATGCGAAATTTTAGAATGCATTCGGCGCATCGCTTGCTCGCAGTGATCGTCCTCACGTTTCCTTGAATCATGCTTTCGCCTCGGCCACTGCAAACTAAACGCCATGTACCGGCGGCCAaaggaacaaaaacaaatataataatgataaaataaataaaacagtaAACGAAGTTGGAAAATCTCACTGCACTGTTTAACAACACATACTCCCTGCAACCCGCACCTTCACGTAAAAGTCTCAGTTTAGTCATATAAAGCATTATTGTCTTCAATCATTCATATGTATAAATTCTTATCGTTGTTTTGAATTTACAGCTGTCACAGCTTCTTCTTGCaacgaaatatttcaaaagcaaaGGTAAGTGCTTTCACCACAGAGAAGTCCATTTAGATGAAAAGACACATATAAAATGCGCGTAATGCAAAAATAAGCCCTATGTTTCTTCATAAACTCCTTAGTACACGGTATTGCAAAGCTGTCCTGCTGTGCCAAAGTGGATCAGAAGTCAAAACTCATTTGAGTACAATGAGAGAAGCtaatttacttaaaaaaaatgatgagcttttgttttcttgtgcaTTTCTTCCCATCCATAAAAGGAGAACTAAGAGCCAGGTGTACACGCTGATGCTTGGGTCACAAGACATCCCAGTTTATTGTTTTATGGGAGACTTCGGATGCGGAAGTGGAGGATGGACCCTTGTTATAAAAACTAATGGCACAAAAGTAAGGGAGGGGGAATTTGCTGGGCAATTTTTATTCACTTATTAGAAattaaaatgctttcattttaaattgttgttaatTTCTCTAACGTGCTAGAGCGGTATTACTTGGTAATTGCATTTCCACTTTGGAAAACAGCGATTTCAACTAAGATGACTTGATTTTGCGATATTTTGCCCGCATTCATCGAACTATAAtaagctcttattaaccgaacaggaggtctgtatgggagaatcttgaccgaggtcgtaagtacagaccgaacgcagtgaggtctgtacacacgaccgaggtcaagattctcccatacagatcgacttagctcggttaataagatgtttattatatggcgaaaacaagaacaatttactttgtttaatgtaacctggtattactaactggcattttggttgcgaagggatatggaccgaatttaattcttccaaagtttgctcgtcctctttatttttttttctcatcagctttttggcacttacagaaatacatattgttagatgaaaacagtcagtgattttgcattttagtttgcgactttttcacttcaaaacattgccggtctagatgggaaaatctagaccgcggtcaatatccgtttcagccaatcaaattcgtgaatttggtagttcccagaccttgtgagacagggccatataataaagtTTTATTATAAACGCCTTTAATACTTGACTATCGTTTACAGAACACCTTCAACTACTCCTCTCCTTTTTGGAGCAATAAAAAAGAATACAACCTTGCAGGAGGGAAGACTGGTTTTGACAAACAAGAAACCAAATTGCCCTCTTATTGGGCGACGCAATTCTCGAAGATTTGTCTGGGAATGTCGAACGGCTCAACAACAAGCTTCGTGGTCATTCACCAAAGTGCCAACTTACTGTATGAACTGGTTGCTGACGGAACATACCGAAATGTTTCAGTGGGTCGTAACAAGTGGAAGTCTCTTATTGGTCCACAAGCCTCACTACAGACGAATTGCAATAATTGTCCTCCCAAAAGTGAAACTTGGTTCAGATTCGTCTACTGTCAAGAAGTAGTGTTTATCCATGGTTAAAACCCATAAACTGagtgtttctgatgatgaatgtGCCCGTGTTGCTGCTTCTATGTGTTTTAACTTCTGATGTCTGAACGTTTTTGTTATGTCTGCTGGAAAATGTGTATTGCTGTTGTAAGGAGTTTTTAATCGGACTTTTtgctgaatgtttgtgttgggggcggggctcattaccccggcgaatttggcgtgcttgagcaccccccttaaggcgagTAGTTACCGTTTaaagtctggcgggcattgcactccccactgggggcccggccgttcgccttaaaaacaaaaaactgatgaggcccagaaggccgaaacagtactgtctgcagttagatgtagctctttggtgtaaaaaccaaattgagcactctatctgggatgagtccttgttatttagcaattgcgtacAACTCCACCTCTAACAGGTGTAACCTATGCCTCTGGGAGAAGTACTTTATTATTTGCAAGTGTAGACACGCAGGCAAATacgctcttaaaaattttaagcctaaggtgtttttcttttttgtttgtttctcgagttgttttttgttttttgttttcttgtagcttttcttatagcttcTCTTATCACTCCATACATACCCTTTAAAAAAAAGTGGCGTATTTATCGGCAACTGTAGCGcgtgcatttcaaacagcatgctaacggTAACCCACATTcggtcatttcatctgatgagtgcaacacaccagttgtgttgtacgaaactaaatagtaatgaaaatgaccagttaaatatattgttgatttgtttcgcatgtactacgctctagtttactattgagcactctgtaagcagttctgcaaatatcaactcgtctatatatatatatatatatatatatatatagttatatatatatatcagcagttatatatatatatatataactaactaactataaatatatatatatatatataaagtaaacacacgaggcaaagattagctgttgctactcagagtttcactatatatatatatatatatatatatatatatatatatatatatatatatatatataaaagtaaacacacgaggcaaagattagctgttgctactcagagtttcacgccggttggcgatcttcaggcaactgacatatcaaatttattacacgcgtatataaacaaggctgacatctaaaacgatggtattatattacatgacgacatttagtaaatatttcagagcgtctattgagaatgttctttgaacggcctttcatgatcatcagcttctcctctaggcacagagcgcagtttcgttttccgtttcttccgggtggtatttgcttgacgatggtccatctgatcgaaaattgccggttttctttttttaggttccagacgtgtttggataactcagtttcgtgtttgtacttttcgttgcgtagggattttaagtggtttctgtatctagtcttaaagtcgttggcagttactcctatgtatgtttgtgtggtgttattgtccgttgatgtgacttcaaaCGTGTGACTTCAAACGTGTGACTGTAaacgtgtgtttacttttacctttcgctctacttgtaatggtattgagcgctcttcatcttcacaccatatatatatatatatatatatatatatatatatatatatatatatatatatatgtaattttAGTGAGTtacggttaaaaattttatggagGGGATAAGATTTAGGGACATTTGTATCgataagtgaaaggaagcatTTCCGACGTTTGTTGCCACGTTCTTGATAAATGGTGGGTTAAACCAGAGGATATTCCTTTGTCTCGTATTCTGAGAACGGGATGCCTGGCTTGGTGTGAAAGAGAGTTTATGGTGGTAGTCACTTTTGTGGAGTGCTTCTTCATAGACGTCTTTAGCGCTATCAAAGGACTCTTTATCTGCTCAAATTTGTGATAAGGTACAGCTGcatgggtaacatcaaaacaataatatcaaatcataacaaagctgaaattaacaaagccacaggcaccaacgatcaaaagaagaattgcaattgcCGTAGACCCAACCTGTGCCCTATGGATGCGCCATTGTCTCTATCGATAATTTCAAGTCCCGTGTAATATCCAAACGATGCGCCATTAGCTGAACACTTATAAATTGCATCTTTATTTTTCGCAAAACATTTGAACGGTAGCAAACCTTCCATGTTTCTCAGAGAGAAGATGAATGCTTTGCGAGTCTCGCCCCAGCCCCACGGGGACCctgcaaaacaagaaaacaaggtgTCAACGTTCGGACTGTTCACTTGTCCAAGGTTATTGAAACTGTAAAGAGGGGGGCGGGGGGgagggcggcgtcaagggatgcctgggtaaactccagaggccctgagctatgaactagtgggtagcttgcccttgcaaGAGGAGAGCAATGTTACTTTAGGGGGAatgggtaagctgaattagcttgttttagtcagttggctattagatgttgcctttgtcaatcatagtcagtagtcctgtgacacagccttgtgatataattatagtcagcggttagacgtgagtgaattctacaagtggcattgttgaggctaggctagagtttgatcctagttggaatcatagctgccaagagcaagtaAATAGTGAATAgtgattttattagttttccattaaaatgggttttaaaaactaattacaatcaatacattaaaaattaaaaattaaagatctaaaattctaaaatatattataatgctaattaaaaactagtgagaaattcctttaaaatttttttaaagattggCAAGTTGTTACATTCTCTTATTTCACATGGAAGAGAATTCCAGAAACTCGTTGCGCGATATAAAATGTGCGATGCCCAGAAGCTGACTTATAAGCTGGGATATTCAAGGTATTCTTATATCTAGTGTTACGATTATGAACGGAAGCACGTGTCTTAAATCTACGACAAAGGTAGCTAGGGGCTAAccccttaacacatttaaaTGCTAAAACTCCAAGTGTGTATTTAAGAAAACTGATCACGGTGAGCCACCTCAGCTCTCTTAATATCGGTGTTATATGGTCAAATTCCCGCTTTCCAGTAATAATTCGGCAAGCAAAATTCTGAACTTTCTGCAGCTTCGAGATATTTTTGTTTGAAGTGTTAGACCAAACCGGAGAACAGTAGTATAACTTACTAAACACTAAAGCATTTATAACCCGTTCTAATGTCCTAGCATCGAACAGATGCTGAACCCTATTAATCTATCGCAAGCTACCTATGCACGAGGACACTGTTTGGGTGACATGTTCATCATAGCTTAGAATACTGTCCACCTGCAGGCCAAGGTCCCGAGCAGAAGTAGATGGAGTGATCTTCTTTCCAAGAAGGGTGACATGAAAATCAGCGGGCAACGTCTGAAGCATCTGACGTGTGCCCAACACCAGCAATTTGGTTTTCTCTGGGTTTATGAGAAGGCTGAAGTAACAGCACCAGCTTGCGATTTTTTTTAAGGCGTTGTTGATCTGTTGAATCACATTGCTAGCCTCAGCAACTGGGAACGAAAGGTATAACTTCGAGTCATCAACATATGATTCTAGAGAACACACGTCTGGTATAGAAGGAATGTTGTTGAGGTAAATAGTAAACAATGCGGGTCCCAAGATTGAACCCTGTGGGACTCCATGTAAAATACCCTGCAAGCTTGAGGTCTCAGCTCCAATCCTGACACATTGCAACCGTCCAGAAAGATAGCTCTTGAACCAATCCAGAGATGCACGGGAAACACCCAGCGCCTGTAGTTTTGCAAGGAGGGTTGCATGATCTATGCTGTCGAATGCTTTCGACAAGTCCAGAAGTACCACGAGTGTAACTTTCTTTGCATCCATAGCCTCCAATGCCTTGTCCGTGATCATGCCGTTAAGGGTTTCACACGAATGAAGCTTCTTGTTACCACTTTGGTGTTCGCTAAGGCGCCTTTTGGTGGTCATGTATGTCATTAACTGATTCAGAGCAAGTACACGCTCACAAATCTTTGACGCAGCAGGAAGTAATGAGACTGGTCGATTGTTATTTGGTATCTCCTGATCCCCATCTTTTGGAAGTGGAATGACTTCAGAAATTTTCCACGCTACAGGAAAAACTGACGACAATAAGGATCGATTCAAAATGTCCGTCAGCACAGGCAAAATGCAAGGGAGTGCATCTTTAATAACAGACATGGTGACTTTATCAAGCCCCGGGGCCTTGTTAGACGAAAATGACATTACAGCTCTACGAATCTCGTGACTTGAAACAGCGCGGAAATTAAACTTCTCCTCATCCGGAATATATTCTCCACTAGTGAATTCGTTTGCTGGAGACAATTCATGAGTAGCAATCAAGGCTTTAGATGCCTCTGATGCTTTGGCGCCAACAGATACAAAAAACTCGTTAAACTCCTTTGCGACCTCCTTAACTTCCCTCGTATATACTTGCTGCGTAGTCTCCTTTCTCGGCAAACAATTCCTTATCAATTTCCACTGAGAACTAGTATCCTGACATCCTTCCATCTCTTTATTTATATATTCGCGTTCCGCCTTTCGTAGCCTGATCTTAACCACTCGCCTGGAGTCACGGTACAGTTCCCAGTCCACAGGAAGTCCGGTGCAACGAGCGCGCTTCAATAATCTATCTCGATCTCGCATCAACACTTTGATTTCCTCATTGACAAATGGACAATGGCGATGTttagccctttgttgtgcatctgaatgtgcttaattataataatatatatataaaatcgAGGTGATGTaatcaacagaaggtatgacttggcattttagtactaactagtttcatgccacacaagaagtgcggcgttcgtcagataaaatagccaaatgcagcGAGCTTTACAACGCTTgcttattataaacgcaattgcgcgcgcgaaatttgaatttgaatgttaacagaCTTGAAtaattgctagcgcgtggcgatagtaggcttaaggttctttaagagaaatttgttcgcgtgtctacaggaggttaccagttcattacgtttgttcaaggtcgctagttcaggtctacaaatgatgaaatatttctcccacagacACAAATTACAGTGGTTTGAAACGGGGCTAAAGTGAggagtttgttttaaaattttccagatcccgaacttcaactttgcctcaTTCAAATgccaaacgtgtttactgagctctgtacTCAGTGTATTGCTGGggtacaccttattccaaaatggcggcaattaattttttcttttgttttcaagttgatTGGCCCTCTTtacctcattttcacttcaaaattcttttgtgttttataaatgtggcatgaaactagtaagttaaaaattgccaagtcataccttctgttgattacatatatatatatatgtatatatatatatatatatatatatatatatatatatattacacacatatatatatatatatatatatacatacatatatatatatatatatatatatatatatatatatatatatatatatatatatatttacatgtatatatgggagaaaaaaacaaataaactacaagttcatccctacaagccttaaacttaaacttaaacttgtagtttatttgtttttttctcccatatatagttcgctctacttctatgtattgagcactgttttacgaatatcaagttttacactttatatttgtgtatatataaatatacatatatatatatatgtatatataaatatacacatatatatatatatatatataactaactgcagacagtactgtttcggccttctgggcctttttttttttattaggcGGTTTTACGGACTGTAGTGCAATGTCCGCACACCATAGCGTTACTGAAAAGGGTAACGGATAGAACATAACGCTCAtggaatgaaaaagaagataaaaacaagagaaaagagaaaataaagacaatggGAAAGAAAACCGCCTATAAGTGAAGGGGCACCCCCTCAACGGGGCCGGCCCGCCAAAATCGCCGGGGAGTCGAACCCCGCCTCACAGAAAAttacagaaagaaagaaaggataaaacaagaagaaaacagACTAAaaggtgaataaaaacaatctaTTGCAACGTGAAAGTAAAGGTCGAGTTCTGAAAGGATCCAAACATCCCATTCGCTGCCCATTGTCGGAAAAAGTACGACCGGCGCCGGGTAGAGGTAAAGCGCCTAGAAAACAGTGGAAGATGGAACGAGAGGCGAGCTTTCATCAGGGCTATCAGCTTGGCGGCACTGGGAGGTATAGAATGAAAACGGAAATCGTTGCGTTGTATCCATACAAGGTATGAACAAACATTAACCAGGTAGGCAAAGACCCTCGGGACAATCCGGAGTTCGTCGGAAGAAAAGCCAACACGGACGTGACGTAAAGACAAAGATGGACCAGCAGGGCAAGAACGGGAAAGTAAGGTCTGGACCCATGCAAGCCCACTTTGGGCCAAAGGACAGGAGAAAAAAAGGTGATCCAAGGACTCCGTATGATGACCACAGAAGCCAGAGAGTCGAAGCTGATAGCCAAAGGAGACAAGGCGCTCGGCAGTGTACAGGACGCCGTGGGCCAGTTTCCAGTTAAGGTCGATTACTTGTCGGTCGAGGGGCATAAAAAACAGCGAACACCACGTTGAAGACCATTCCCAAGCCCCAAAAAGGGGAAGAAACTTCCCAACACAATGGGGAAGAGCAGGATTCCGTGAAAGAAGTAGGTCATAACAAGTCTTAGAAGTCATGGTGGAGACCAGTAAAGGGCCGCTGGCGAGAGAAGAGCCCACAACCAGTTCACCCCCAGAGAGAGAACCACCAAGTGCGATccatgccagaaaacaatgataaaagaagATGGGAAGAGTCGCGATGTCATAAGCGGAAGGTTGAGAAAGAACCGACATCGGGGAGACCCCGAAGCGGTCAAAACACCAGAAGGTGAGGAGGGACACCCAGGCCCCGGGACTGACACCAAGGCGGCGGAACCATTGCCCTAAAAGGGAGTGAATCTTAAGCTCAACAGACACTACCGAAAAACCGCCTTGTGACTTAGAGTGGTGAAGTACCTTTCGGGCGACACGGGCCTTTTTACCTGcccagaaaaaaattaaaaatacggaTGTTTAGTTCCTTAAGGACAGATTTAGGCATAGCGACAACAGAAGCGACGTACCAGATTCTTGATAGAGCAAGAGAGTTGAGAACCACAGCTCTACCAGAGAATGAGAGGGCGCGAGACCTCCATGCGTCAATACACCGGCAAAAAGCGTCAACGCGTGGACGCCAATTAACTTCTCCCATCTCATCATAACTAATGAAGACACCTAAGATCTTTAATTTGCTAGAAGACCATCTCATATCTACAGGGGGGTTGGTCCGAAAGCGCCAGGGACCCAACCACAGACCTTCACACTTGCCAAGGTTGAGCTTAGAACCAGTGCCAGCTTCGAAGCGTGCGTATACTCGGAAAACCTCAAGAATCGCTGTATCGGAAAGAGCAATGACAGTTGTGTCATCTGCATATAGGGAGACGACAGATAAGGGGGTGGAAACATGTGGTAGTCGTAAACCAGGAATGGCCTTGCTAGCCCGAAGGTTAGCAGCCAAAACTTCAATAGACAAAACATAAAGGAGGGGCGACAGGGGACAGCCCTGCCTGACTCCGCGGGACGGAAAAAAGGCTGCAGACGTGTAACCGTTTATGCACACAGCGCTTGATATCCCTGAATACAGCAGTTTGACCCAGGAAATGAAGGAAGAGCCAAGGCCGACATGGGACATAATACGGAAGAGAAAGCCGTGGTCCActcggtcaaaggccttttcttggtctaaagataACAAAGCACCGGGGACGGAGGCCTCACGGGAGTATTGAAAGACGCTATTCAGTAGGACGATGTTCTCCCCTATATATCGGCCCTGAACACCACAAGACTGATCAGGATGGATAAGGAGCTGCAGGACCTTTGACAAGCGCCCCGCAAGAATTCGAGCCATTATCTTATAATCAGAGTTCAAGAGCGAGATCGGGCGCCAATTCTTTGGGTCCAAGCGATCTCCCTTCTTGAAAAGGAGCGTAATCAAGGCCCGCCGCAAGGAGGGCGGGAGGTGGCCAGAGGAGAAAGATGCGTTAAAAACCTCGATAAGATCCTCGCCCAGGACCTTCCAAAAAGCGAGATAGAACTCAGCGGAAAGCCCATCAGAGCCCGGTGATCTGCCAGTCGCCGCACCCTCTAGGGCCTTCCGAGCCTCGTCGAGAGTAATAGGCCCATCACATGAGGCCGAAAAGGAGGAGGGAAGACGGACAGACAAGTTTTCGAGAAGATCCTCTTGGATTTTAAGATCTAACACATCAGCTGAGAAGAGGGTGGAGAAGAAATCCACCCAGGAACGACAAATACCATCAATGTCAGTGGCAACCTTGCCATCAGTGCCACGGATGGCGGCAATCCACTGCTCCGTCCCCCGCTTCTTCTCAAGCCTGCAGAAATACCGAGAGGACATTTCTCCTTCCTCAGCCCATTGCACCCGGGCACGTACCCGT includes:
- the LOC136923847 gene encoding uncharacterized protein, encoding MSVTIFAFYLMSLVSTSETTGEQCKVYQVPIHGKALRGHNYKTAKAGELFRCYVRCERDPACLSCNFKHAQEICEMNNETKETKPNDFITDEESYYIKRTGGAVTASSCNEIFQKQRTPSTTPLLFGAIKKNTTLQEGRLVLTNKKPNCPLIGRRNSRRFVWECRTAQQQASWSFTKVPTYCMNWLLTEHTEMFQWVVTSGSLLLVHKPHYRRIAIIVLPKVKLGSDSSTVKK